Proteins from one Juglans microcarpa x Juglans regia isolate MS1-56 chromosome 1S, Jm3101_v1.0, whole genome shotgun sequence genomic window:
- the LOC121247205 gene encoding small RNA degrading nuclease 1-like isoform X1, whose product MDELFDTAEKKVLVDMVRLAQKHGMKGIKGDWKEFLDFHDKKLGASLSDPTRRSIDMLSAFLKTFTKEDDLKFFAKIMQCHLKRNLVDQLTKTSADDEIPEQRLVRLTLEHPQYPSDYSFPSNDEEWVVIKLSKKSKVMRSNAMLAVDCEMVLCEDGSEALVRICVVDRNLQVKLDEHVNPGKAVADYRTDITGISATDLKGIACSLADVQKSMKMLLFKGTILVGHSLNNDLKALKMDHARVIDTALIFKYLDGSINRRPSLNNLCKSVLGYEVRKKGAPHNCLDDACAAMKLVLAKLDNGVDKAIPLVQEDVPESEMAKLLLHRIPNNVPPEELHKVIPADFTIELKPSRKVRGDKYSAFAIFKNPHEAHQAYETVKGSQEKDSLGRPQKLVELKLTTGMVTSLYVRKMAHDDSLGQISFKKRAFQAEETPGASKMLKTNPKTEEDSSNQCCDDLVLIERKKQELSKRERGDPNHSCDHLKEIERLKQELIERDVRLTAQDKIITDLSKRLNSRHGKRRPKV is encoded by the exons ATGGACGAGCTATTCGACACCGCGGAGAAAAAG GTCCTTGTTGATATGGTGAGGTTGGCCCAAAAACATGGAATGAAGGGTATTAAAGGAGACTGGAAGgaatttttggattttcatgACAAAAAGCTCGGGGCTAGCTTGAGTGATCCGACAAGGAGATCCATTGATATGTTGTCTGCTTTTCTGAAGACTTTCACAAAAGAGGATGATTTGAAG TTTTTTGCTAAAATAATGCAATGCCATTTAAAGCGCAACCTTGTGGATCAACTGACAAAGACATCTGCAGATGATGAAATCCCCGAGCAG AGACTTGTTCGTTTAACTCTTGAACACCCACAATACCCTTCGGATTATTCGTTCCCATCAAATGATGAG GAATGGGTAGTTATAAAGCTCAGTAAAAAATCTAAGGTGATGAGATCAAATGCAATGCTTGCTGTTGATTGCGAGATGGTACTCTGTGAAGATGGTTCTGAAGCATTGGTGAGAATATGTGTTGTGGATCGTAATTTACAg GTGAAACTTGATGAACATGTAAACCCCGGCAAAGCAGTTGCAGATTATAGAACTGATATTACAGGCATTAGTGCAACCGATTTGAAAGGAATTGCTTGTTCATTGGCAGATGTACAG AAATCCATGAAGATGCTGTTGTTCAAGGGAACTATATTAGTTGGCCACAGTTTAAATAATGACCTGAAAG CCCTGAAGATGGATCATGCTAGAGTGATTGACACTGCacttatctttaaatatttggaTGGATCTATCAATAGAAGACCATCTTTGAATAACTTGTGCAAG TCTGTGTTGGGCTATGAAGTTCGGAAGAAGGGTGCCCCACACAATTGTCTAGATGATGCCTGTGCCGCAATGAAACTTGTTCTTGCTAAGCTAGATAATGGTGTTGATAAGGCTATTCCACTAGTTCAAGAGGAT GTACCTGAATCTGAAATGGCAAAGCTACTTCTCCACAGGATACCAAACAATGTGCCTCCTGAAGAGTTGCATAAAGTCATTCCTGCAGATTTTACCATTGAACTCAAG CCATCTAGGAAAGTGAGAGGAGACAAATATTCTGCATTCGCTATATTCAAGAATCCACATGAGGCACATCAAGCATACGAAACTGTCAAAGGCAGCCAAGAAAAG GACTCATTGGGGAGGCCTCAGAAACTTGTCGAACTTAAGCTCACAACAGGCATGGTTACTAGTCTATATGTTCGTAAAATGGCCCATGATGATTCCCTTGGCCAAAtatcattcaagaagagagcTTTCCAAGCTGAGGAAACCCCAGGTGCATCCAAGATGCTAAAGACCAATCCGAAAACTGAAGAGGATTCGTCAAATCAGTGCTGTGACGACTTGGTACTgattgaaagaaagaaacaagaacttagtaaaagagagagaggagatccAAATCACAGTTGTGATCACTTGAAAGAGATTGAAAGATTGAAGCAAGAATTGATTGAAAGGGATGTTCGACTCACCGCGCAGGACAAGATAATAACTGATCTTAGCAAAAGGCTGAACTCAAGACATGGTAAACGTCGCCCTAAAGTGTAG
- the LOC121247207 gene encoding protein RER1A-like: MYVLATEPRLRSGQHGKRSDSVTLIKMETAAVGVDDVSPATAISRWSFRVSQRYQHLLDKSTPHVLHRWIAFLMVASVYVLRVYVVQGFYIVSYGLGIYILNLLIGFLSPQVEPEIQGLSEGPTLPTRGSDEFRPFVRRLPEFKFWYSITKAFCIAFVMTFFSAFDVPVFWPILLFYWLSLFILTMRRQITHMIKYKYVPFSLGKQRYDGKRASSTESMNLSKD; encoded by the exons ATGTACGTATTGGCTACAGAACCACGCCTTCGAAGCGGGCAACACGGAAAACGGTCAGACTCAGTGACTCTAATCAAAATGGAGACGGCAGCGGTCGGCGTCGATGATGTCTCTCCCGCCACGGCGATCTCCCGGTGGAGTTTCAGAGTGTCGCAGCGGTACCAACATCTGCTTGACAAGTCGACCCCGCACGTGCTCCACCGTTGGATCGCTTTCCTCATGGTCGCCTCCGTCTATGTCCTTCGCGTCTATGTCGTACAAGGGTTCTACATCGTGTCGTACGGCCTTGGAATCTACATTCTGAACCTCCTCATAGGGTTTCTCTCTCCCCAGGTGGAACCCGAGATCCAGGGTCTCTCCGAGGGCCCCACGCTCCCAACACGTGGTTCAGATGAATTCCGGCCCTTCGTTCGTCGGCTACCGGAGTTTAAGTTCTG GTACTCTATCACAAAGGCATTTTGCATTGCTTTTGTGATGACATTCTTTAGTGCATTTGATGTACCTGTGTTCTGGCCAATACTGCTTTTCTACTGGCTGTCACTCTTCATTCTCACCATGAGGCGACAGATAACACACATGATCAAATACAAATACGTTCCATTCTCACTCGGAAAGCAG CGGTATGATGGGAAGAGAGCATCATCAACTGAAAGCATGAATCTTTCTAAGGATTGA
- the LOC121247205 gene encoding small RNA degrading nuclease 3-like isoform X2, with protein sequence MDELFDTAEKKVLVDMVRLAQKHGMKGIKGDWKEFLDFHDKKLGASLSDPTRRSIDMLSAFLKTFTKEDDLKRNLVDQLTKTSADDEIPEQRLVRLTLEHPQYPSDYSFPSNDEEWVVIKLSKKSKVMRSNAMLAVDCEMVLCEDGSEALVRICVVDRNLQVKLDEHVNPGKAVADYRTDITGISATDLKGIACSLADVQKSMKMLLFKGTILVGHSLNNDLKALKMDHARVIDTALIFKYLDGSINRRPSLNNLCKSVLGYEVRKKGAPHNCLDDACAAMKLVLAKLDNGVDKAIPLVQEDVPESEMAKLLLHRIPNNVPPEELHKVIPADFTIELKPSRKVRGDKYSAFAIFKNPHEAHQAYETVKGSQEKDSLGRPQKLVELKLTTGMVTSLYVRKMAHDDSLGQISFKKRAFQAEETPGASKMLKTNPKTEEDSSNQCCDDLVLIERKKQELSKRERGDPNHSCDHLKEIERLKQELIERDVRLTAQDKIITDLSKRLNSRHGKRRPKV encoded by the exons ATGGACGAGCTATTCGACACCGCGGAGAAAAAG GTCCTTGTTGATATGGTGAGGTTGGCCCAAAAACATGGAATGAAGGGTATTAAAGGAGACTGGAAGgaatttttggattttcatgACAAAAAGCTCGGGGCTAGCTTGAGTGATCCGACAAGGAGATCCATTGATATGTTGTCTGCTTTTCTGAAGACTTTCACAAAAGAGGATGATTTGAAG CGCAACCTTGTGGATCAACTGACAAAGACATCTGCAGATGATGAAATCCCCGAGCAG AGACTTGTTCGTTTAACTCTTGAACACCCACAATACCCTTCGGATTATTCGTTCCCATCAAATGATGAG GAATGGGTAGTTATAAAGCTCAGTAAAAAATCTAAGGTGATGAGATCAAATGCAATGCTTGCTGTTGATTGCGAGATGGTACTCTGTGAAGATGGTTCTGAAGCATTGGTGAGAATATGTGTTGTGGATCGTAATTTACAg GTGAAACTTGATGAACATGTAAACCCCGGCAAAGCAGTTGCAGATTATAGAACTGATATTACAGGCATTAGTGCAACCGATTTGAAAGGAATTGCTTGTTCATTGGCAGATGTACAG AAATCCATGAAGATGCTGTTGTTCAAGGGAACTATATTAGTTGGCCACAGTTTAAATAATGACCTGAAAG CCCTGAAGATGGATCATGCTAGAGTGATTGACACTGCacttatctttaaatatttggaTGGATCTATCAATAGAAGACCATCTTTGAATAACTTGTGCAAG TCTGTGTTGGGCTATGAAGTTCGGAAGAAGGGTGCCCCACACAATTGTCTAGATGATGCCTGTGCCGCAATGAAACTTGTTCTTGCTAAGCTAGATAATGGTGTTGATAAGGCTATTCCACTAGTTCAAGAGGAT GTACCTGAATCTGAAATGGCAAAGCTACTTCTCCACAGGATACCAAACAATGTGCCTCCTGAAGAGTTGCATAAAGTCATTCCTGCAGATTTTACCATTGAACTCAAG CCATCTAGGAAAGTGAGAGGAGACAAATATTCTGCATTCGCTATATTCAAGAATCCACATGAGGCACATCAAGCATACGAAACTGTCAAAGGCAGCCAAGAAAAG GACTCATTGGGGAGGCCTCAGAAACTTGTCGAACTTAAGCTCACAACAGGCATGGTTACTAGTCTATATGTTCGTAAAATGGCCCATGATGATTCCCTTGGCCAAAtatcattcaagaagagagcTTTCCAAGCTGAGGAAACCCCAGGTGCATCCAAGATGCTAAAGACCAATCCGAAAACTGAAGAGGATTCGTCAAATCAGTGCTGTGACGACTTGGTACTgattgaaagaaagaaacaagaacttagtaaaagagagagaggagatccAAATCACAGTTGTGATCACTTGAAAGAGATTGAAAGATTGAAGCAAGAATTGATTGAAAGGGATGTTCGACTCACCGCGCAGGACAAGATAATAACTGATCTTAGCAAAAGGCTGAACTCAAGACATGGTAAACGTCGCCCTAAAGTGTAG